In a genomic window of Mastacembelus armatus chromosome 3, fMasArm1.2, whole genome shotgun sequence:
- the scube2 gene encoding signal peptide, CUB and EGF-like domain-containing protein 2 isoform X5 — MGAIWATRDFCLFFLLLNSRQSAGLPEIRADPCAEGSDGCHIDAICQTTQGSYKCTCKTGFKGDGRHCEDIDECDLEYNGGCVHECNNIPGNYRCTCYDGFHLAHDGHNCLDVDECKFNNGGCQHTCVNTMGSYECRCKEGFFLSDNQHTCIHRSVEGLNCMNKEHGCAHICKETPKGGVACECRPGFELARNQRSCILTCNHGNGGCQHTCEDTENGPICRCHARYTLQPDRTSCVELDEAATDSSNHNATSFTEVDKRVKRRLLMETCAVNNGGCDCTCKDTSTGVRCSCPVGFTLQPDGKTCKDIDECELHNGGCDHFCRNTIGSFECNCRKGFKLLTDERSCQDIDECFFERTCDHTCVNSPGGFQCLCNKGYAMYGLAHCGDINECSVNNGGCKHGCENTMGGFECFCHPGYRLHWNKKDCIESCDLNCVRRRTEKRLRKTIRTLRKSITRERFHLHFAGSAYELSKSSGQLAELPGQCMTGQVLVDRKCVSCSVGSYYDGDQGRCVLCPAGTYQDEEGQISCEACPGPEGKQVSRVVGAQNMSQCGGQCSPGQYSHDGLVPCLPCPLGTYQPEVGRTFCFPCGGNLVTKRSGAVTFQECETKVQCSPGHYYNTSTHRCMRCPMGTFQAEFGQNYCVACPGNTTTDFDGSTNIMQCKNRQCGGELGDFTGYIESPNYPGNYPANIECTWTINPPPKRRILIVVPEIYLPIEDECGDYLVMRKNYLVHSITTYETCQTYERPIAFTSRSKRLWIQFRSNEGNSGKGFQVQYVTYDEDYQELIEDIVRDGRLYASENHQEILKDKKLMKALFDVLAHPQNFFNYTAQESREMFPKSFIRFLRSKVLRFLRP, encoded by the exons ATGGGAGCTATTTGGGCTACAAGggacttttgtttgtttttcctcttgttAAATAGTCGCCAAAGCGCAGGGCTTCCAGAGATTCGAG CAGATCCGTGCGCAGAGGGTAGTGATGGCTGTCACATTGATGCTATTTGTCAGACTACCCAAGGCTCATACAAGTGCACATGTAAAACCGGCTTCAAAGGGGATGGGAGACACTGCGAAG ACATTGATGAATGTGACTTGGAGTACAATGGAGGCTGTGTACATGAGTGCAACAATATTCCAGGCAATTACCGCTGCACTTGTTATGACGGATTTCATTTGGCACATGATGGTCATAACTGTCTGG ATGTTGATGAATGCAAGTTTAACAATGGAGGGTGCCAACACACTTGTGTCAACACCATGGGCAGCTATGAGTGCCGCTGCAAGGAGGGCTTCTTTCTGAGCGACAACCAGCACACATGTATCCACCGCTCTGTTG AGGGCCTCAACTGTATGAATAAGGAGCACGGCTGCGCCCACATCTGCAAAGAGACACCAAAAGGGGGTGTGGCCTGTGAGTGTCGTCCAGGATTCGAGCTGGCCAGGAACCAGAGAAGCTGCATCT TAacctgtaaccatggcaacGGAGGCTGCCAGCATACATGCGAGGACACAGAGAACGGTCCAATTTGCAGGTGCCACGCCAGGTACACGCTGCAGCCAGACAGGACGTCCTGTGTAG AACTAGATGAAGCCGCCACCGACTCCTCTAACCACAACGCCACATCCTTTACTGAGGTGGACAAACGGGTCAAGCGAAGGCTGTTAATGG AAACCTGCGCGGTGAACAATGGGGGGTGTGACTGCACCTGTAAAGACACATCCACAGGCGTGCGCTGCAGCTGTCCCGTTGGTTTCACACTGCAGCCGGATGGAAAAACATGCAAAG ATATTGATGAGTGTGAGCTTCACAACGGCGGCTGCGATCACTTCTGCAGAAACACCATCGGCAGCTTTGAGTGCAACTGCAGAAAAGGCTTCAAGCTGCTGACAGATGAACGTTCCTGTCAAG ATATAGATGAGTGTTTTTTTGAGCGGACATGTGATCACACGTGTGTAAACTCCCCCggtggttttcagtgtctgtgcaACAAAGGCTACGCCATGTATGGACTGGCCCACTGTGGAG ATATAAATGAATGCAGTGTGAATAATGGCGGTTGCAAGCATGGTTGTGAAAACACCATGGGAGGCTTTGAATGCTTTTGCCATCCTGGCTATAGGCTACACTGGAATAAAAAGGACTGCATTG AGAGCTGTGATCTGAACTGTGTGCGCCGACGCACAGAGAAGAGGCTGAGGAAGACTATCAGGACCCTGAGGAAGTCCATCACCAGGGAGCGGTTTCACCTCCACTTTGCTGGGTCTGCCTACGAGCTATCCAAGAGTTCGGGCCAGCTGGCAGAACTTCCAGGACAGTGTATGACAGGTCAGGTACTGGTGGACAGGAAATGCG TGAGCTGCAGTGTTGGGTCTTACTATGACGGCGATCAGGGAAGGTGCGTGTTATGTCCGGCTGGAACGTATCAGGATGAGGAGGGACAGATTTCCTGTGAGGCCTGTCCTGGACCTGAAGGAAAACAGGTCTCCAGGGTGGTCGGAGCTCAAAACATGTCCCAGTGTGGAG GTCAATGTTCTCCAGGTCAGTACTCCCATGATGGCTTGGTCCCCTGTCTGCCCTGTCCACTGGGAACGTATCAGCCAGAGGTGGGCCGCACTTTCTGTTTCCCTTGTGGTGGAAATCTGGTCACCAAGCGCAGTGGTGCTGTTACCTTCCAGGAGTGTGAGACAAAAG TCCAGTGCTCTCCAGGACATTATTACAACACCAGCACACATCGCTGCATGCGCTGTCCCATGGGCACATTTCAAGCGGAGTTTGGCCAGAACTACTGTGTCGCCTGCCCTGGAAACACCACCACTGACTTTGATGGCTCAACTAACATCATGCAGTGCAAAA ACCGGCAATGTGGAGGAGAGCTGGGAGATTTTACCGGCTACATCGAGTCCCCCAACTACCCAGGGAACTATCCAGCCAATATTGAATGTACTTGGACCATCAACCCACCACCTAAACGCAGGATCCTTATTGTTGTCCCAGAAATCTACCTGCCTATTGAGGACGAGTGTGGAGACTACTTAGTAATGAGAAAAAACT ATCTTGTCCACTCTATCACAACCTACGAGACTTGCCAGACATACGAACGGCCAATTGCTTTCACCTCCCGCTCCAAGAGGCTCTGGATACAGTTCAGGTCCAACGAGGGAAACAGTGGAAAAGGCTTCCAAGTCCAATATGTGACATATGATG AGGACTACCAGGAACTGATAGAAGACATAGTCAGAGACGGAAGATTATATGCTTCAGAGAATCACCAGGAAATTCTCAAG
- the scube2 gene encoding signal peptide, CUB and EGF-like domain-containing protein 2 isoform X6 produces the protein MGAIWATRDFCLFFLLLNSRQSAGLPEIRDPCAEGSDGCHIDAICQTTQGSYKCTCKTGFKGDGRHCEDIDECDLEYNGGCVHECNNIPGNYRCTCYDGFHLAHDGHNCLDVDECKFNNGGCQHTCVNTMGSYECRCKEGFFLSDNQHTCIHRSVEGLNCMNKEHGCAHICKETPKGGVACECRPGFELARNQRSCILTCNHGNGGCQHTCEDTENGPICRCHARYTLQPDRTSCVELDEAATDSSNHNATSFTEVDKRVKRRLLMETCAVNNGGCDCTCKDTSTGVRCSCPVGFTLQPDGKTCKDIDECELHNGGCDHFCRNTIGSFECNCRKGFKLLTDERSCQDIDECFFERTCDHTCVNSPGGFQCLCNKGYAMYGLAHCGDINECSVNNGGCKHGCENTMGGFECFCHPGYRLHWNKKDCIEDEGLPPAKPPSRSTLNCSKQDGGDRCFLTCQSQVKLISGTEDSYMVTCGMPLPCFADAQKNNSGLHCLGPEMAGVRHIKTTASFKSGAVKCNLKRNQEKLKESSYSAHSDSRLPFTENVEFSYVSLRCTSPGQRLRSRDGRKAGEEDGSSITAEFVLDLNLEEVTESCDLNCVRRRTEKRLRKTIRTLRKSITRERFHLHFAGSAYELSKSSGQLAELPGQCMTGQVLVDRKCVSCSVGSYYDGDQGRCVLCPAGTYQDEEGQISCEACPGPEGKQVSRVVGAQNMSQCGGQCSPGQYSHDGLVPCLPCPLGTYQPEVGRTFCFPCGGNLVTKRSGAVTFQECETKVQCSPGHYYNTSTHRCMRCPMGTFQAEFGQNYCVACPGNTTTDFDGSTNIMQCKNRQCGGELGDFTGYIESPNYPGNYPANIECTWTINPPPKRRILIVVPEIYLPIEDECGDYLVMRKNYLVHSITTYETCQTYERPIAFTSRSKRLWIQFRSNEGNSGKGFQVQYVTYDEDYQELIEDIVRDGRLYASENHQEILKDKKLMKALFDVLAHPQNFFNYTAQESREMFPKSFIRFLRSKVLRFLRP, from the exons ATGGGAGCTATTTGGGCTACAAGggacttttgtttgtttttcctcttgttAAATAGTCGCCAAAGCGCAGGGCTTCCAGAGATTCGAG ATCCGTGCGCAGAGGGTAGTGATGGCTGTCACATTGATGCTATTTGTCAGACTACCCAAGGCTCATACAAGTGCACATGTAAAACCGGCTTCAAAGGGGATGGGAGACACTGCGAAG ACATTGATGAATGTGACTTGGAGTACAATGGAGGCTGTGTACATGAGTGCAACAATATTCCAGGCAATTACCGCTGCACTTGTTATGACGGATTTCATTTGGCACATGATGGTCATAACTGTCTGG ATGTTGATGAATGCAAGTTTAACAATGGAGGGTGCCAACACACTTGTGTCAACACCATGGGCAGCTATGAGTGCCGCTGCAAGGAGGGCTTCTTTCTGAGCGACAACCAGCACACATGTATCCACCGCTCTGTTG AGGGCCTCAACTGTATGAATAAGGAGCACGGCTGCGCCCACATCTGCAAAGAGACACCAAAAGGGGGTGTGGCCTGTGAGTGTCGTCCAGGATTCGAGCTGGCCAGGAACCAGAGAAGCTGCATCT TAacctgtaaccatggcaacGGAGGCTGCCAGCATACATGCGAGGACACAGAGAACGGTCCAATTTGCAGGTGCCACGCCAGGTACACGCTGCAGCCAGACAGGACGTCCTGTGTAG AACTAGATGAAGCCGCCACCGACTCCTCTAACCACAACGCCACATCCTTTACTGAGGTGGACAAACGGGTCAAGCGAAGGCTGTTAATGG AAACCTGCGCGGTGAACAATGGGGGGTGTGACTGCACCTGTAAAGACACATCCACAGGCGTGCGCTGCAGCTGTCCCGTTGGTTTCACACTGCAGCCGGATGGAAAAACATGCAAAG ATATTGATGAGTGTGAGCTTCACAACGGCGGCTGCGATCACTTCTGCAGAAACACCATCGGCAGCTTTGAGTGCAACTGCAGAAAAGGCTTCAAGCTGCTGACAGATGAACGTTCCTGTCAAG ATATAGATGAGTGTTTTTTTGAGCGGACATGTGATCACACGTGTGTAAACTCCCCCggtggttttcagtgtctgtgcaACAAAGGCTACGCCATGTATGGACTGGCCCACTGTGGAG ATATAAATGAATGCAGTGTGAATAATGGCGGTTGCAAGCATGGTTGTGAAAACACCATGGGAGGCTTTGAATGCTTTTGCCATCCTGGCTATAGGCTACACTGGAATAAAAAGGACTGCATTG AGGATGAGGGTTTACCACCTGCAAAACCCCCCTCTAGATCTACCTTGAACTGCAGTAAGCAGGATGGTGGGGACCGCTGCTTCCTGACCTGCCAGTCCCAAGTAAAGCTCATCAGCG GGACAGAAGATTCCTACATGGTGACCTGTGGAATGCCTCTGCCCTGCTTTGCTGACGCACAAAAGAACAACAGTGGTTTGCATTGCTTAG GTCCAGAAATGGCCGGCGTTCGACACATTAAGACCACAGCCAGTTTTAAGTCTGGAGCTGTGAAATGCAACTTAAAACGAAATCAGGAGAAACTCAAAGAGAGCTCATACTCAGCACACTCAG ATAGCAGGTTACCCTTCACTGAAAATGTCGAGTTCAGCTATGTGAGTCTGCGCTGCACCTCACCAGGGCAGCGCCTACGCAGCCGTGACGGCAGGAAAGCTGGCGAGGAGGACGGCTCCTCGATCACGGCCGAGTTCGTGCTGGACCTGAACCTAGAGGAGGTAACAG AGAGCTGTGATCTGAACTGTGTGCGCCGACGCACAGAGAAGAGGCTGAGGAAGACTATCAGGACCCTGAGGAAGTCCATCACCAGGGAGCGGTTTCACCTCCACTTTGCTGGGTCTGCCTACGAGCTATCCAAGAGTTCGGGCCAGCTGGCAGAACTTCCAGGACAGTGTATGACAGGTCAGGTACTGGTGGACAGGAAATGCG TGAGCTGCAGTGTTGGGTCTTACTATGACGGCGATCAGGGAAGGTGCGTGTTATGTCCGGCTGGAACGTATCAGGATGAGGAGGGACAGATTTCCTGTGAGGCCTGTCCTGGACCTGAAGGAAAACAGGTCTCCAGGGTGGTCGGAGCTCAAAACATGTCCCAGTGTGGAG GTCAATGTTCTCCAGGTCAGTACTCCCATGATGGCTTGGTCCCCTGTCTGCCCTGTCCACTGGGAACGTATCAGCCAGAGGTGGGCCGCACTTTCTGTTTCCCTTGTGGTGGAAATCTGGTCACCAAGCGCAGTGGTGCTGTTACCTTCCAGGAGTGTGAGACAAAAG TCCAGTGCTCTCCAGGACATTATTACAACACCAGCACACATCGCTGCATGCGCTGTCCCATGGGCACATTTCAAGCGGAGTTTGGCCAGAACTACTGTGTCGCCTGCCCTGGAAACACCACCACTGACTTTGATGGCTCAACTAACATCATGCAGTGCAAAA ACCGGCAATGTGGAGGAGAGCTGGGAGATTTTACCGGCTACATCGAGTCCCCCAACTACCCAGGGAACTATCCAGCCAATATTGAATGTACTTGGACCATCAACCCACCACCTAAACGCAGGATCCTTATTGTTGTCCCAGAAATCTACCTGCCTATTGAGGACGAGTGTGGAGACTACTTAGTAATGAGAAAAAACT ATCTTGTCCACTCTATCACAACCTACGAGACTTGCCAGACATACGAACGGCCAATTGCTTTCACCTCCCGCTCCAAGAGGCTCTGGATACAGTTCAGGTCCAACGAGGGAAACAGTGGAAAAGGCTTCCAAGTCCAATATGTGACATATGATG AGGACTACCAGGAACTGATAGAAGACATAGTCAGAGACGGAAGATTATATGCTTCAGAGAATCACCAGGAAATTCTCAAG
- the scube2 gene encoding signal peptide, CUB and EGF-like domain-containing protein 2 isoform X1 — translation MGAIWATRDFCLFFLLLNSRQSAGLPEIRADPCAEGSDGCHIDAICQTTQGSYKCTCKTGFKGDGRHCEDIDECDLEYNGGCVHECNNIPGNYRCTCYDGFHLAHDGHNCLDVDECKFNNGGCQHTCVNTMGSYECRCKEGFFLSDNQHTCIHRSVEGLNCMNKEHGCAHICKETPKGGVACECRPGFELARNQRSCILTCNHGNGGCQHTCEDTENGPICRCHARYTLQPDRTSCVELDEAATDSSNHNATSFTEVDKRVKRRLLMETCAVNNGGCDCTCKDTSTGVRCSCPVGFTLQPDGKTCKDIDECELHNGGCDHFCRNTIGSFECNCRKGFKLLTDERSCQDIDECFFERTCDHTCVNSPGGFQCLCNKGYAMYGLAHCGDINECSVNNGGCKHGCENTMGGFECFCHPGYRLHWNKKDCIEDEGLPPAKPPSRSTLNCSKQDGGDRCFLTCQSQVKLISGTEDSYMVTCGMPLPCFADAQKNNSGLHCLGPEMAGVRHIKTTASFKSGAVKCNLKRNQEKLKESSYSAHSDSRLPFTENVEFSYVSLRCTSPGQRLRSRDGRKAGEEDGSSITAEFVLDLNLEEVTAESCDLNCVRRRTEKRLRKTIRTLRKSITRERFHLHFAGSAYELSKSSGQLAELPGQCMTGQVLVDRKCVSCSVGSYYDGDQGRCVLCPAGTYQDEEGQISCEACPGPEGKQVSRVVGAQNMSQCGGQCSPGQYSHDGLVPCLPCPLGTYQPEVGRTFCFPCGGNLVTKRSGAVTFQECETKVQCSPGHYYNTSTHRCMRCPMGTFQAEFGQNYCVACPGNTTTDFDGSTNIMQCKNRQCGGELGDFTGYIESPNYPGNYPANIECTWTINPPPKRRILIVVPEIYLPIEDECGDYLVMRKNYLVHSITTYETCQTYERPIAFTSRSKRLWIQFRSNEGNSGKGFQVQYVTYDEDYQELIEDIVRDGRLYASENHQEILKDKKLMKALFDVLAHPQNFFNYTAQESREMFPKSFIRFLRSKVLRFLRP, via the exons ATGGGAGCTATTTGGGCTACAAGggacttttgtttgtttttcctcttgttAAATAGTCGCCAAAGCGCAGGGCTTCCAGAGATTCGAG CAGATCCGTGCGCAGAGGGTAGTGATGGCTGTCACATTGATGCTATTTGTCAGACTACCCAAGGCTCATACAAGTGCACATGTAAAACCGGCTTCAAAGGGGATGGGAGACACTGCGAAG ACATTGATGAATGTGACTTGGAGTACAATGGAGGCTGTGTACATGAGTGCAACAATATTCCAGGCAATTACCGCTGCACTTGTTATGACGGATTTCATTTGGCACATGATGGTCATAACTGTCTGG ATGTTGATGAATGCAAGTTTAACAATGGAGGGTGCCAACACACTTGTGTCAACACCATGGGCAGCTATGAGTGCCGCTGCAAGGAGGGCTTCTTTCTGAGCGACAACCAGCACACATGTATCCACCGCTCTGTTG AGGGCCTCAACTGTATGAATAAGGAGCACGGCTGCGCCCACATCTGCAAAGAGACACCAAAAGGGGGTGTGGCCTGTGAGTGTCGTCCAGGATTCGAGCTGGCCAGGAACCAGAGAAGCTGCATCT TAacctgtaaccatggcaacGGAGGCTGCCAGCATACATGCGAGGACACAGAGAACGGTCCAATTTGCAGGTGCCACGCCAGGTACACGCTGCAGCCAGACAGGACGTCCTGTGTAG AACTAGATGAAGCCGCCACCGACTCCTCTAACCACAACGCCACATCCTTTACTGAGGTGGACAAACGGGTCAAGCGAAGGCTGTTAATGG AAACCTGCGCGGTGAACAATGGGGGGTGTGACTGCACCTGTAAAGACACATCCACAGGCGTGCGCTGCAGCTGTCCCGTTGGTTTCACACTGCAGCCGGATGGAAAAACATGCAAAG ATATTGATGAGTGTGAGCTTCACAACGGCGGCTGCGATCACTTCTGCAGAAACACCATCGGCAGCTTTGAGTGCAACTGCAGAAAAGGCTTCAAGCTGCTGACAGATGAACGTTCCTGTCAAG ATATAGATGAGTGTTTTTTTGAGCGGACATGTGATCACACGTGTGTAAACTCCCCCggtggttttcagtgtctgtgcaACAAAGGCTACGCCATGTATGGACTGGCCCACTGTGGAG ATATAAATGAATGCAGTGTGAATAATGGCGGTTGCAAGCATGGTTGTGAAAACACCATGGGAGGCTTTGAATGCTTTTGCCATCCTGGCTATAGGCTACACTGGAATAAAAAGGACTGCATTG AGGATGAGGGTTTACCACCTGCAAAACCCCCCTCTAGATCTACCTTGAACTGCAGTAAGCAGGATGGTGGGGACCGCTGCTTCCTGACCTGCCAGTCCCAAGTAAAGCTCATCAGCG GGACAGAAGATTCCTACATGGTGACCTGTGGAATGCCTCTGCCCTGCTTTGCTGACGCACAAAAGAACAACAGTGGTTTGCATTGCTTAG GTCCAGAAATGGCCGGCGTTCGACACATTAAGACCACAGCCAGTTTTAAGTCTGGAGCTGTGAAATGCAACTTAAAACGAAATCAGGAGAAACTCAAAGAGAGCTCATACTCAGCACACTCAG ATAGCAGGTTACCCTTCACTGAAAATGTCGAGTTCAGCTATGTGAGTCTGCGCTGCACCTCACCAGGGCAGCGCCTACGCAGCCGTGACGGCAGGAAAGCTGGCGAGGAGGACGGCTCCTCGATCACGGCCGAGTTCGTGCTGGACCTGAACCTAGAGGAGGTAACAG CAGAGAGCTGTGATCTGAACTGTGTGCGCCGACGCACAGAGAAGAGGCTGAGGAAGACTATCAGGACCCTGAGGAAGTCCATCACCAGGGAGCGGTTTCACCTCCACTTTGCTGGGTCTGCCTACGAGCTATCCAAGAGTTCGGGCCAGCTGGCAGAACTTCCAGGACAGTGTATGACAGGTCAGGTACTGGTGGACAGGAAATGCG TGAGCTGCAGTGTTGGGTCTTACTATGACGGCGATCAGGGAAGGTGCGTGTTATGTCCGGCTGGAACGTATCAGGATGAGGAGGGACAGATTTCCTGTGAGGCCTGTCCTGGACCTGAAGGAAAACAGGTCTCCAGGGTGGTCGGAGCTCAAAACATGTCCCAGTGTGGAG GTCAATGTTCTCCAGGTCAGTACTCCCATGATGGCTTGGTCCCCTGTCTGCCCTGTCCACTGGGAACGTATCAGCCAGAGGTGGGCCGCACTTTCTGTTTCCCTTGTGGTGGAAATCTGGTCACCAAGCGCAGTGGTGCTGTTACCTTCCAGGAGTGTGAGACAAAAG TCCAGTGCTCTCCAGGACATTATTACAACACCAGCACACATCGCTGCATGCGCTGTCCCATGGGCACATTTCAAGCGGAGTTTGGCCAGAACTACTGTGTCGCCTGCCCTGGAAACACCACCACTGACTTTGATGGCTCAACTAACATCATGCAGTGCAAAA ACCGGCAATGTGGAGGAGAGCTGGGAGATTTTACCGGCTACATCGAGTCCCCCAACTACCCAGGGAACTATCCAGCCAATATTGAATGTACTTGGACCATCAACCCACCACCTAAACGCAGGATCCTTATTGTTGTCCCAGAAATCTACCTGCCTATTGAGGACGAGTGTGGAGACTACTTAGTAATGAGAAAAAACT ATCTTGTCCACTCTATCACAACCTACGAGACTTGCCAGACATACGAACGGCCAATTGCTTTCACCTCCCGCTCCAAGAGGCTCTGGATACAGTTCAGGTCCAACGAGGGAAACAGTGGAAAAGGCTTCCAAGTCCAATATGTGACATATGATG AGGACTACCAGGAACTGATAGAAGACATAGTCAGAGACGGAAGATTATATGCTTCAGAGAATCACCAGGAAATTCTCAAG